A part of Danaus plexippus chromosome 27, MEX_DaPlex, whole genome shotgun sequence genomic DNA contains:
- the LOC116775763 gene encoding uncharacterized protein LOC116775763 isoform X2: MIRIILITLVTRVLATPVMTRQDLLKEAQRAQFCENLININNLYYSFDETKKVTGIPADMSVHWKTGNVFYTLINDNMKMSLQVLHPSGDAETIKVAGLGQSTTVDNLNDVVYLATDNGVYKYKEDGSIELYAALGEDVMYVTVSNDGSVMYIATWPQNRVHKITNEGQKQEMFPAIPNGHGITVDTRNNIFFVATQTSHVLKNGHNIPIKIKGLPSERITGVFVSRSDEIYAMDENSNLYSIDAENANARHLGTFNISGVNTFAMDSADNVLIGVRGGIQKFNAYEQDPCRNYDKFSGSFKPKHASHLMPLATTTRKRRHNKVGKRHSRRRKHRRLTTTTTVASELFLGIDDEEE, translated from the exons ATGATaaggataatattaattacattggTCACAAGGGTCCTCGCGACACCAGTGATGACGAGACAGGATCTCTTGAAGGAGGCCCAAAGAGCACAGTTCTgtgaaaatcttataaatattaacaatttgtaCTATTCGTTCGATGAAACTAAAAAAGTAACAGGTATCCCCGCTGACATGAGCGTGCATTGGAAGACTGGTAACGTTTTTTACACGctgataaatgataatatgaaaatgagCCTCCAAGTTCTGCATCCCAGTGGTGACGCTGAGACTATCAAAGTGGCTGGTCTAGGTCAATCTACTACTGTAGATAACCTCAACGATGTCGTATATTTGGCAACCGATAACGGAGTCTACAAATACAAAGAGGACGGCTCTATAGAACTTTATGCAGCGTTGGGCGAAGACGTAATGTATGTAACCGTCTCCAATGACGGCTCAGTCATGTACATAGCAACATGGCCACAGAATAGGGTACACAAAATAACGAACGAGGGACAGAAACAGGAAATGTTCCCAGCCATACCAAACGGACACGGGATTACTGTGGACaccagaaataatatattcttcgTGGCGACACAGACTTCGCACGTACTAAAGAATGGTCACAACATACCAATCAAAATAAAAGGCTTACCGAGCGAGAGAATCACCGGTGTATTTGTCAGTAGATCAGACGAGATTTACGCTATGGACGAGAACAGCAACTTATACAGTATAGACGCGGAGAATGCTAACGCAAGACATTTGGGCACTTTCAATATAAGCGGCGTAAACACATTCGCTATGGACTCGGCTGATAATGTTCTTATCGGAGTCAGAGGTGGTATACAAAAGTTCAATGCATATGAACAAGACCCGTGCCGGAATTATGACAA gTTCTCCGGAAGTTTCAAGCCAAAACACGCCTCTCATTTGATGCCTCTTGCAACCACAACACGGAAAAG GAGGCACAACAAAGTTGGCAAACGTCACAGCAGGCGTCGCAAGCACCGACGTTTAACGACAACAACCACTGTTGCATCAGAGCTATTTCTAGGAATTGATGATGAagaggaataa
- the LOC116775763 gene encoding uncharacterized protein LOC116775763 isoform X1, producing the protein MIRIILITLVTRVLATPVMTRQDLLKEAQRAQFCENLININNLYYSFDETKKVTGIPADMSVHWKTGNVFYTLINDNMKMSLQVLHPSGDAETIKVAGLGQSTTVDNLNDVVYLATDNGVYKYKEDGSIELYAALGEDVMYVTVSNDGSVMYIATWPQNRVHKITNEGQKQEMFPAIPNGHGITVDTRNNIFFVATQTSHVLKNGHNIPIKIKGLPSERITGVFVSRSDEIYAMDENSNLYSIDAENANARHLGTFNISGVNTFAMDSADNVLIGVRGGIQKFNAYEQDPCRNYDKFSGSFKPKHASHLMPLATTTRKSRRHNKVGKRHSRRRKHRRLTTTTTVASELFLGIDDEEE; encoded by the exons ATGATaaggataatattaattacattggTCACAAGGGTCCTCGCGACACCAGTGATGACGAGACAGGATCTCTTGAAGGAGGCCCAAAGAGCACAGTTCTgtgaaaatcttataaatattaacaatttgtaCTATTCGTTCGATGAAACTAAAAAAGTAACAGGTATCCCCGCTGACATGAGCGTGCATTGGAAGACTGGTAACGTTTTTTACACGctgataaatgataatatgaaaatgagCCTCCAAGTTCTGCATCCCAGTGGTGACGCTGAGACTATCAAAGTGGCTGGTCTAGGTCAATCTACTACTGTAGATAACCTCAACGATGTCGTATATTTGGCAACCGATAACGGAGTCTACAAATACAAAGAGGACGGCTCTATAGAACTTTATGCAGCGTTGGGCGAAGACGTAATGTATGTAACCGTCTCCAATGACGGCTCAGTCATGTACATAGCAACATGGCCACAGAATAGGGTACACAAAATAACGAACGAGGGACAGAAACAGGAAATGTTCCCAGCCATACCAAACGGACACGGGATTACTGTGGACaccagaaataatatattcttcgTGGCGACACAGACTTCGCACGTACTAAAGAATGGTCACAACATACCAATCAAAATAAAAGGCTTACCGAGCGAGAGAATCACCGGTGTATTTGTCAGTAGATCAGACGAGATTTACGCTATGGACGAGAACAGCAACTTATACAGTATAGACGCGGAGAATGCTAACGCAAGACATTTGGGCACTTTCAATATAAGCGGCGTAAACACATTCGCTATGGACTCGGCTGATAATGTTCTTATCGGAGTCAGAGGTGGTATACAAAAGTTCAATGCATATGAACAAGACCCGTGCCGGAATTATGACAA gTTCTCCGGAAGTTTCAAGCCAAAACACGCCTCTCATTTGATGCCTCTTGCAACCACAACACGGAAAAG taGGAGGCACAACAAAGTTGGCAAACGTCACAGCAGGCGTCGCAAGCACCGACGTTTAACGACAACAACCACTGTTGCATCAGAGCTATTTCTAGGAATTGATGATGAagaggaataa